A segment of the Posidoniimonas polymericola genome:
CCGCGGCGGTTCCGCGGCCCGGTGCTTACCGGCTTGGCGGTGCTCGGAATCGTCGCCGGCCCGATCGCCGCCACCAGCCTGGTGGCGATGAAGCGTGAAGACTCCGGCCACATGTCGCAGCACTCGGTCCAGCAGCGGACGGCGTTTGCGTACGTCTCTTGGAAGATGTTCCAGGACCACCCGCTTACCGGCGTTGGCTTCGGACGGTTCTACGATCAGAAGCTCCCCTACCTGTCCGACCGGTCGCAGACGTTCGAGCTCGAGTCGCTCCGCGAGCTGCACCACCACAACACGCTGCTGAGCCTGCTGACCGAGACCGGCATGATCGGACTCGCCGCGTACCTGGGCGTGTTGTACGGGTTGCTCCGCGCCTCGTGGCGGTTGGCCAACAGCCACGAGGCCTCCGACGCCGGGCGTCGGCTGGGCGCACTCTGCTTTGCGGCAATTGCTGGGTACCTGCCATCGGCGGTGTTTCACGACCTTTCGCTTGTGCACAGCGACCAGTGGCTGCTGTTCTTGGTGGCCGGGGCCGCCCTCGGCTTCGAACGTAGGCTAGGCTTGAGTGGGGCAGGCGCCGCGCAGTGCGAGTCACCCGCCATCAACCAGGAGCCGGCGTTCTCGGGCGCAGCCGGCCTCCAGTAATCGATCACGGACAACCATGCCGCCGCAAACGGCGTGGCGTGGTTTGCCGATCCTCTTCTCCTTTGCCTCTCTTGCTTGCCCGATCCATGAATCTAGACACGCAGCGTTCCCGCTTGTTCGGGATGCAGATCGACCCGCTCAGCCTCGACCAGGCCGCCCACCAGGTGCTCGACTGGTCGCACGAGGACTCGCCGGCGGGCTGCCGGTTTGTTGTGACGCCGAACGTCGACCACGCGGTGATGTTCCAGAGCCGGGCCGACCTCCGCGCCGCGTACGCGGACGCGTCGCTGGTGCTGGCCGACGGTGCGCCGCTGATCGCGGTGTCGCGGATCTTGCGCCGCGGACTGCCGGAACGCGTCGCGGGGAGCGATCTCGCGCCGCGGCTGTTCGACCTGGCGGGCGAGTCGCATGGTCAGCCCCTGCGGGCGTTCCTGCTCGGCGCCGGACCGGGCGTGGCCGAGCGGGCCGCCAAAAACATCCACGACCGCTGGGCGAACGTGCAGGTCTGCGGCACCTACTGCCCGCCGCTCGGCTTCCAGGACAACCAGTACCAGAACAACCTCGCTCTCGAGGCGGTGGCGAACGCCTCGCCCGACGTGCTCCTGATCGGGCTGGGCGCGCCAAAGCAAGAGCTGTGG
Coding sequences within it:
- a CDS encoding WecB/TagA/CpsF family glycosyltransferase → MNLDTQRSRLFGMQIDPLSLDQAAHQVLDWSHEDSPAGCRFVVTPNVDHAVMFQSRADLRAAYADASLVLADGAPLIAVSRILRRGLPERVAGSDLAPRLFDLAGESHGQPLRAFLLGAGPGVAERAAKNIHDRWANVQVCGTYCPPLGFQDNQYQNNLALEAVANASPDVLLIGLGAPKQELWAHRFRSQIHARVALCIGATIDFLAGEKRRSPVWMRRSGLEWTHRLLSEPGRLAKRYAVDALLFPPLVYREWRGLC